One window of the Stigmatella aurantiaca genome contains the following:
- a CDS encoding imm11 family protein, which translates to MAKRFFKLADDVYVPHRWHLDTPADSQGHPVDDRRFLYGTPVPVEGRLRIPVESAGTPLDFTQAGIGVPVVHVRIASSIFAELAPDDVQLIPVDVDGQPAQYLILVATRLLRCIDEQASRIEFWTPEDGVPHKTGQYSSVRDLRIDRAKVGSAQVFRCEGWMGPLIVSGDIKDALERMGATGTRFEEV; encoded by the coding sequence ATGGCCAAGCGGTTCTTCAAGCTCGCCGATGATGTGTATGTCCCGCATCGCTGGCACCTCGACACGCCTGCGGACAGCCAGGGCCATCCCGTGGATGACCGGCGGTTCCTGTACGGGACGCCCGTTCCCGTCGAGGGCCGCTTGAGAATCCCCGTCGAGAGTGCGGGCACGCCCCTGGACTTCACGCAAGCGGGCATCGGCGTGCCGGTCGTCCATGTCCGGATTGCGTCTTCCATCTTCGCGGAGCTGGCCCCGGACGATGTGCAGCTCATCCCCGTGGACGTGGACGGCCAACCGGCGCAGTACCTCATCCTCGTGGCCACTCGGCTGCTCCGCTGTATCGACGAGCAAGCGTCCCGGATCGAGTTCTGGACGCCGGAGGACGGCGTGCCCCACAAGACCGGCCAGTACTCCTCCGTGCGTGACCTGCGCATCGACAGGGCGAAGGTGGGCAGCGCACAGGTGTTCCGGTGCGAGGGGTGGATGGGTCCGCTGATCGTCTCGGGAGACATCAAGGACGCCTTGGAGCGCATGGGCGCCACCGGCACGCGGTTCGAGGAGGTCTGA
- a CDS encoding DUSAM domain-containing protein — translation MSGELNWNDVRELAKRVLEEGGPLLLSDEVRAILRRTAREVAIDANEAEQALRSEPEATALLREMARRIRDGSHRLSRALAQMYRLRERGDLEGARQQMREVLTIEVVPHYRDIAETSLEALDAPDSD, via the coding sequence GTGTCCGGCGAACTCAACTGGAACGATGTGCGGGAACTGGCCAAGCGAGTACTCGAAGAAGGTGGACCGCTCCTTCTTTCCGATGAGGTTCGCGCCATTCTGCGCCGCACCGCTCGTGAGGTAGCCATCGATGCCAATGAGGCGGAACAGGCTCTTCGCTCGGAGCCAGAAGCCACCGCTCTTCTGCGAGAGATGGCACGGCGAATCCGCGACGGCTCCCATCGGCTCTCGCGTGCTCTCGCGCAGATGTATCGGCTTCGAGAGAGGGGAGACCTTGAAGGGGCACGCCAGCAGATGCGTGAAGTCCTCACCATTGAAGTGGTGCCTCACTACCGCGACATCGCTGAAACCTCGCTGGAAGCCTTGGATGCCCCAGATAGCGACTAA
- a CDS encoding short-chain fatty acid transporter: METLVRIAEGLGRFSARFVPSAFAIAVLLSLLTMGMALGWTGAPPEAVLGGWGSGFWELLSFSMQMALVMFTGYLLALTAPVRKGLEALAGLAKGPRGAVALMAFVSMALAYINWGLSLVASAMLVRFVARRRPEVDYRLLVACAYFGLGATWHSGLSASAPLLVATPGHFLEKQLGVLSIDRTLFSPFNLGLTVFVVAGLTLLAWALHPKPERTVRVDPAVLEKLGDFVPPERPAERSLAVSLDHTRWLNLIFGILGLVWFARHLALNGGWKALNLNVVNFLFLVLAVLLHGTPARLIKAGEEAGSVLHGIVLQFPLYAGIYGIFKTTGLTDQIGELFVSMSTKETFPAIVYLYSGVVNYFVPSGGSKWAIEAPYLLTAAGTLGVAPEKVVLAYAWGDMATDLIQPFWALPLLTVARLEFKDILGFLLLAFLLYFPFVTAAFFLFG; this comes from the coding sequence ATGGAAACCCTGGTTCGCATCGCGGAGGGGCTGGGCCGCTTCTCCGCGCGCTTCGTGCCCAGTGCCTTTGCCATCGCGGTGTTGCTCAGCCTCCTGACGATGGGCATGGCGCTCGGGTGGACGGGCGCCCCGCCTGAGGCGGTGCTGGGCGGCTGGGGCAGCGGCTTCTGGGAGCTGCTCTCCTTCTCCATGCAGATGGCGCTGGTGATGTTCACCGGCTACCTGCTCGCGCTCACCGCGCCCGTGCGCAAGGGGCTGGAGGCCCTGGCGGGGCTGGCCAAGGGCCCGCGCGGCGCGGTGGCGCTCATGGCCTTCGTCTCCATGGCGCTGGCGTACATCAACTGGGGCCTCTCCCTGGTGGCGAGCGCCATGCTGGTGCGCTTCGTGGCGCGGCGGCGCCCCGAGGTGGACTACCGGCTGCTCGTGGCCTGTGCCTACTTCGGCCTGGGCGCCACCTGGCACTCGGGGCTGTCCGCCTCCGCGCCGCTGCTGGTCGCTACGCCCGGGCACTTCCTGGAGAAGCAACTCGGGGTGCTGTCCATTGACCGGACCCTCTTCTCCCCCTTCAACCTGGGGCTCACCGTGTTCGTGGTGGCCGGGCTGACGCTGCTCGCCTGGGCGCTGCACCCCAAGCCCGAGCGCACGGTGCGCGTGGACCCGGCGGTGCTGGAGAAGCTGGGCGACTTCGTCCCCCCGGAGCGCCCGGCGGAGCGGAGCCTCGCGGTGTCCCTGGACCACACGCGCTGGCTCAACCTGATCTTCGGAATCCTGGGGCTCGTCTGGTTCGCGCGGCACCTGGCGCTCAACGGGGGCTGGAAGGCGCTCAACCTCAACGTGGTGAACTTCCTGTTCCTGGTGCTGGCGGTGCTGCTGCACGGCACCCCCGCCCGGCTGATCAAAGCCGGTGAGGAGGCCGGCAGCGTGCTGCACGGCATCGTCCTCCAGTTCCCGCTGTACGCGGGCATCTACGGCATCTTCAAGACGACCGGGCTGACGGACCAGATTGGCGAGCTGTTCGTCTCCATGTCCACGAAGGAGACCTTCCCCGCCATCGTCTACCTCTACAGCGGGGTGGTGAACTACTTCGTGCCCTCGGGAGGCTCGAAGTGGGCCATCGAGGCGCCCTACCTGCTGACCGCCGCGGGCACGCTGGGGGTCGCGCCGGAGAAGGTGGTGCTGGCGTACGCCTGGGGCGACATGGCCACGGATCTCATCCAGCCCTTCTGGGCCCTGCCCCTGCTGACAGTGGCCCGGCTGGAGTTCAAGGACATCCTCGGGTTCCTCCTGCTCGCGTTCCTGCTGTACTTCCCCTTCGTCACCGCGGCCTTCTTCCTCTTCGGATGA
- a CDS encoding FG-GAP-like repeat-containing protein, with amino-acid sequence MSATDSLSAVGLAQGTFQVDANGQATYKLPVELPPGIANLQPQLSLVYSHRQPNGPLGVGWALSGQSAITRTKATYAVDGFNSAVSYGPQDRFALDGARLINVQGEQGAGGTVYYTEMQSWSRVVAGATPQDGFTVYGKAGEVRAYGTTANSRILAPGSQNIRVWALASITDLHGNRIEYTYTLSPDGQHADAGSYFLQEIAYTVRDDGTQANRFVRFTYEPRPDPIEDYVAGYPVNLFYRLTQISTVLGADETVRTYTLGYRTSTATQLSCLESVTLTGAKAEGAPSLPPTVLAWQDVATPGFDIGVSSTLDQHLGQADIRPMDVNGDGRTDIVQLWNDGQNALHATVYLATPGAEGTPFVRASDTTLGSFPSQREIYPMDLNGDGSTDLLVVYPGGPDSELRLAAFLWNGTAFEDAGIFQTGYAWDASHLQFFAMDANGDGRTDLVQAYSHYDAATQGHQLYFRSFLSQFGDAPGAMFTQALVSPTEDPAQPTQPLAFWPMDVNGDGMVDLVRVWQSGSDQTIRATAYLGSGSSRDTVSFASSVRSNLGTLNLSNSLAFLPVDVNGDGVLDLLQIWKTQGASSTTLHLTAFLCDAAGGFVPGPDSAFENAQLDPDNFFPMDIDGSGLTAIVNKWIGNGRLMFTVYRGSPSGSYRMLEPFDAGAAGTTILNSKFFACDVNGDGKADLVRAGMDANQQFVLAPYTSSGAFPDMVSSFTNALGGTVTVQYAALSDASVYGPGDPLTFPAGEGSRYPNPLTPGQYPVQAVLGRATYVVSRYGQANNASANRFAYGMTNTVTYAGAQLNLLGRGWQGFKTVTNLSLDTGLVTVDTYNQDFPYTGTKASSRVEANGAYTTDPRVPRDQTVLMNTVAEVYTAYPRATGATAPNPVVYETLRTSSRWENWSYGTFGFALAHTYGYDAYGNETLDANLGYVDDANQPLAPTEAVYQHRQYQNELLGAGWALGYLRYAKESANANDTDITRFLPGDYHLQVRTYAPSTYDLLTQAQWDDSHGAFLTVGYGYDGFGNKHSETQPGGFTTTYDYEPDYHTYVMQTHTPPNAQGTVLVTASGYDPRFGIQVAGMDANGVITLTGLDAFGRKVALQGPVPEGTQGDPNEVTPLVTGSGTLRAAFQGAATVTLQSLQYIDDGQGGLYTETQSLQSFPTSSSREFLWTRGYVDGRGRPRQSVRQTGQQAGNAITLTDYSPQDQPTAQSFPFFSDTLRVSSAPFSATTAYDVLGRPLQRTVPSGPEGAQSSVTQWFYGGGQAVTLTSAAGSDAEYVEVSVHRFANGKDTVVSVTVDPEGANATTQFTFDPVARLTTVKDPPTADNPDGVLTTLAYDSLDRRRWLDNPDQNTTGNASIQAMAFAYDAATGRQSGQTDAAQAVTAYTYDGLGRILTKTLSDARTFTYTYDDAATGGNGRLSRVVATQEDGTVESEYAYAYDAYGNIRSNTVTIQGEQAPFAITRVFDPQQRTVLQTYPDATAQSWGFSYGQLITTSLDGARADSPLEDFSPSQKAGTLIYGQGLLPGSGVVTGYTFNPAGQVISERVQSPVAPVLGFSYTYDLLNQLRTVEDQLGTGQSQAFTYLNRRLMSASVPGFSGGAYTYDNAGNLTSKDGVVYTSRAHFAATGTLDGNTVYSATPDACGRTLSRTANGVTLGFAYDGLSCLRKVTDAQGATLREMMSDHAGNLLRQVDAGGNITLFIDACYQVYRPREGTPTVTKYLTDARGTAASITNGAVLYLRRDFKGNNTHAFGPDGTVVSQVAYGGYGERRLVSGEGFQPQYEQRTFDADLGLFYFGARYYDPALGRFLTPDSQPGSDNILRPDAFNRFAFELNNPINLVDPTGHSAWSVVLGVLLAAALVIAGAAILVASGGTAVPALAAAAGAIIGGGLVGAGISAGTYSVTHMHESNTNFWKGYGVSASVGFVVGAVTGGLATVAGMGINAAADFVAPRGASWLVGKGISALSQQTLEKALSGVMRAPLWMAFGALTTSGGDVFSQFMSNVTDKKVLDHSDVSLSHGLWLAFGTGAAFGALAGAAQGIGEALLLKPKSYGAEGFSTQPQEMAVLRGENTQLLGRGEMDWYTKPNLAVQTTVRSRIVLFGVSTGASLTDAAVASMGY; translated from the coding sequence ATGTCCGCGACAGACTCTCTCTCCGCCGTGGGGCTGGCCCAGGGAACGTTCCAGGTCGATGCCAATGGTCAGGCCACCTACAAGCTTCCGGTTGAGCTGCCGCCCGGCATCGCCAACCTCCAGCCCCAGCTCTCGCTCGTCTACAGCCACCGGCAGCCCAACGGCCCGCTGGGCGTGGGCTGGGCGCTCAGCGGCCAGTCGGCCATCACGCGCACCAAGGCCACCTATGCCGTCGATGGCTTCAACAGTGCGGTCTCCTATGGGCCGCAGGATCGCTTCGCGCTGGATGGCGCCCGGCTCATCAACGTGCAGGGCGAGCAGGGCGCGGGGGGCACCGTCTATTACACGGAGATGCAGAGCTGGAGCCGGGTGGTGGCGGGGGCCACGCCCCAGGACGGCTTCACCGTCTACGGCAAGGCCGGAGAGGTTCGCGCCTACGGCACGACGGCCAACAGCCGCATCCTCGCGCCGGGCAGCCAGAACATCCGGGTGTGGGCCCTGGCCTCCATCACGGATCTGCACGGCAACCGCATCGAGTACACCTATACGCTCTCCCCCGACGGCCAGCACGCGGACGCGGGCTCCTACTTCCTCCAGGAGATCGCCTACACGGTGCGCGACGATGGCACCCAGGCGAACCGCTTCGTCCGGTTCACCTACGAGCCGCGGCCCGACCCCATCGAGGACTACGTCGCGGGCTATCCGGTGAACCTCTTCTACCGGCTGACGCAGATCTCCACCGTGCTCGGCGCGGACGAGACGGTCCGCACGTACACCCTTGGCTACCGCACCAGCACCGCCACCCAGCTCAGCTGCCTCGAGTCCGTGACGCTCACCGGGGCGAAGGCCGAGGGGGCACCGTCCCTGCCGCCCACCGTGCTGGCCTGGCAGGACGTCGCCACGCCTGGGTTCGACATCGGCGTGTCCTCGACGCTGGATCAGCACCTGGGCCAGGCGGACATCCGCCCCATGGACGTCAACGGCGATGGCCGCACCGACATCGTCCAGCTCTGGAACGACGGCCAGAACGCGCTGCATGCCACGGTGTACCTGGCCACGCCGGGCGCGGAGGGAACCCCCTTCGTCCGGGCCTCGGACACCACGCTGGGCTCCTTCCCCAGCCAGCGCGAAATCTACCCCATGGACCTCAACGGCGACGGCAGCACGGACCTGCTCGTCGTCTACCCGGGGGGGCCGGACAGCGAGCTGCGCCTCGCCGCGTTCCTTTGGAACGGCACTGCCTTCGAGGACGCGGGCATCTTCCAGACCGGCTACGCCTGGGATGCCTCGCACCTCCAGTTCTTCGCCATGGATGCCAACGGCGATGGCCGCACGGACCTGGTGCAGGCCTACTCGCACTACGACGCGGCGACCCAGGGGCACCAGCTGTACTTCCGCTCGTTCCTGTCCCAGTTCGGCGATGCGCCGGGGGCGATGTTCACCCAGGCCCTCGTGAGCCCCACGGAGGACCCGGCGCAGCCCACGCAGCCGCTGGCCTTCTGGCCGATGGACGTCAACGGCGATGGGATGGTGGACCTCGTCCGGGTGTGGCAGAGCGGCTCGGATCAAACCATCCGGGCCACGGCCTATCTGGGCTCGGGCAGCAGCCGGGACACGGTCTCCTTCGCGTCCTCGGTCCGCAGCAACCTGGGCACGCTCAACCTGTCCAACTCGCTGGCCTTCCTGCCGGTGGATGTGAACGGCGATGGCGTGCTCGACCTGTTGCAGATCTGGAAGACGCAGGGCGCCTCCTCCACGACGCTGCACCTCACCGCGTTCCTGTGCGACGCGGCGGGCGGGTTCGTCCCGGGGCCGGACTCGGCCTTCGAGAACGCGCAGCTCGATCCGGACAACTTCTTCCCCATGGACATCGATGGGAGCGGCCTCACCGCCATCGTGAACAAGTGGATCGGCAACGGCCGGCTCATGTTCACCGTCTACCGGGGCTCGCCCTCGGGCAGCTACCGCATGCTGGAGCCCTTCGACGCGGGGGCAGCCGGGACCACCATCCTCAACTCGAAGTTCTTCGCGTGTGACGTGAACGGTGACGGCAAGGCGGACCTCGTCCGCGCCGGCATGGACGCGAACCAGCAGTTCGTCCTCGCCCCCTACACCTCCTCCGGGGCGTTCCCCGACATGGTGTCGTCGTTCACGAACGCGCTGGGGGGCACCGTCACGGTCCAATACGCGGCGCTGTCCGACGCGAGCGTCTACGGCCCCGGAGATCCGCTCACCTTCCCTGCGGGAGAGGGCTCGCGCTACCCCAATCCACTGACGCCGGGCCAGTACCCCGTGCAGGCCGTGCTCGGCCGCGCGACGTATGTCGTGTCCCGGTATGGGCAGGCCAACAATGCCTCGGCCAACCGCTTCGCCTACGGCATGACGAACACCGTGACGTACGCTGGCGCGCAGCTCAACCTGCTGGGCCGGGGCTGGCAGGGGTTCAAGACCGTCACGAACCTCTCCCTGGACACCGGCCTCGTCACGGTCGACACCTACAACCAGGACTTCCCGTACACCGGTACCAAGGCGTCCTCCCGGGTGGAGGCCAACGGCGCGTACACCACGGATCCGCGGGTGCCCAGGGACCAGACGGTGCTGATGAACACGGTGGCCGAGGTGTACACGGCCTACCCGCGCGCCACCGGCGCCACCGCTCCGAACCCGGTGGTGTACGAGACGCTGCGGACCTCGTCCCGGTGGGAGAACTGGAGCTACGGCACGTTCGGCTTCGCGCTCGCCCACACGTATGGCTACGACGCTTACGGCAACGAGACGCTCGACGCCAACCTGGGCTACGTCGATGACGCCAACCAGCCGCTCGCGCCCACCGAGGCCGTCTATCAGCACCGGCAGTACCAGAATGAGCTCCTGGGGGCGGGCTGGGCGCTCGGCTACCTGCGCTATGCGAAGGAGAGCGCCAACGCCAACGACACGGACATCACCCGGTTCCTCCCGGGCGACTACCACCTGCAGGTGCGCACGTACGCCCCGTCCACGTATGACCTGCTGACCCAGGCCCAGTGGGATGACTCCCACGGTGCCTTCCTGACCGTGGGCTATGGGTATGACGGCTTCGGCAACAAGCACTCCGAGACCCAGCCCGGGGGCTTCACCACCACGTATGACTACGAGCCGGACTACCACACGTATGTCATGCAGACGCACACGCCCCCCAACGCTCAGGGCACGGTGCTGGTGACGGCGAGCGGGTACGACCCGCGCTTCGGGATCCAGGTGGCGGGCATGGACGCCAACGGCGTCATCACCCTCACGGGGCTCGATGCCTTTGGCCGGAAGGTGGCCCTCCAGGGCCCGGTGCCCGAGGGCACGCAGGGCGATCCGAATGAGGTGACGCCGCTCGTCACCGGCTCCGGCACGCTGCGCGCCGCGTTCCAGGGGGCGGCCACCGTCACATTGCAGAGCCTCCAGTACATCGATGATGGCCAGGGCGGGCTCTACACCGAGACGCAATCCCTCCAGTCCTTCCCCACGTCGTCCAGCCGGGAGTTCCTCTGGACGCGGGGCTACGTGGACGGCCGCGGACGGCCGCGGCAGTCGGTGCGTCAGACCGGGCAGCAGGCGGGCAATGCCATCACCCTGACGGACTACAGCCCCCAGGACCAGCCCACCGCGCAGAGCTTCCCCTTCTTCTCGGACACGCTCCGCGTCTCCAGCGCGCCGTTCTCGGCCACCACGGCCTACGACGTCCTCGGCCGGCCGCTTCAGCGCACGGTGCCCTCGGGCCCCGAGGGCGCGCAGTCCTCCGTCACCCAGTGGTTCTACGGCGGCGGACAGGCGGTGACGCTCACGAGCGCCGCTGGCTCGGACGCGGAATACGTCGAGGTGAGCGTCCACCGCTTCGCCAACGGCAAGGACACCGTGGTCTCCGTCACGGTGGACCCCGAGGGCGCGAACGCCACCACCCAGTTCACGTTCGATCCGGTCGCCCGGCTCACTACCGTGAAGGACCCGCCCACGGCGGACAACCCGGACGGCGTCCTCACCACCCTCGCCTATGACTCCCTCGACCGGCGGCGCTGGCTGGACAACCCCGACCAGAACACCACGGGCAATGCGTCCATCCAGGCGATGGCGTTCGCCTACGACGCCGCCACGGGCCGGCAGTCCGGACAGACCGATGCGGCCCAGGCCGTCACGGCCTACACCTACGATGGCCTCGGCCGCATCCTCACCAAGACGCTCAGCGACGCGCGGACCTTCACGTACACCTATGATGACGCCGCGACGGGAGGCAACGGACGGCTGTCCCGCGTGGTGGCCACCCAGGAGGATGGAACCGTGGAGTCCGAGTACGCCTATGCGTATGACGCGTACGGCAACATCCGCTCCAACACGGTGACGATCCAGGGAGAGCAGGCCCCCTTCGCCATCACCCGCGTGTTCGATCCCCAGCAGCGGACGGTGCTTCAGACCTACCCGGACGCCACCGCCCAGTCGTGGGGCTTCTCCTACGGCCAGCTCATCACCACGTCGCTCGATGGCGCCCGGGCCGACTCCCCCCTGGAGGACTTCAGCCCCTCTCAGAAGGCGGGCACCCTCATCTATGGCCAGGGCCTTCTTCCCGGCAGCGGGGTGGTGACGGGCTACACCTTCAACCCCGCCGGCCAGGTCATCTCGGAGCGCGTGCAGTCCCCGGTGGCCCCGGTGCTCGGCTTCTCGTACACGTATGATCTGCTCAACCAGCTGCGGACGGTGGAGGACCAGCTGGGCACCGGCCAGTCCCAGGCGTTCACCTACCTCAACCGCCGGCTCATGAGTGCCTCCGTGCCCGGCTTCTCCGGGGGAGCCTACACGTACGACAACGCGGGCAACCTCACCTCGAAGGATGGCGTCGTCTACACCTCCCGGGCCCACTTCGCGGCCACTGGGACGCTCGACGGAAACACCGTCTACTCGGCCACGCCCGATGCCTGTGGACGCACGCTGTCACGCACCGCCAACGGCGTGACGCTGGGCTTCGCGTACGACGGTCTCTCGTGCCTTCGCAAGGTGACGGATGCGCAGGGCGCGACGCTGCGCGAGATGATGTCCGACCACGCCGGCAACCTGCTCCGCCAGGTGGATGCCGGGGGCAACATCACCCTGTTCATCGATGCGTGCTACCAGGTCTACCGGCCGCGGGAAGGCACCCCCACCGTCACCAAGTACCTGACCGATGCGCGGGGAACTGCTGCCTCCATCACCAATGGGGCGGTGCTCTACCTGCGGCGCGACTTCAAGGGGAACAACACCCACGCGTTCGGCCCGGACGGGACTGTCGTGTCGCAGGTGGCCTACGGCGGGTACGGCGAGCGGCGGCTCGTGAGCGGCGAGGGGTTCCAGCCGCAGTACGAGCAGCGCACGTTCGACGCGGACCTGGGGCTCTTCTACTTCGGGGCGCGCTACTACGATCCGGCGCTGGGGCGCTTCCTGACGCCCGACTCCCAGCCCGGCTCGGACAACATCCTGCGGCCCGATGCCTTCAACCGCTTCGCCTTCGAGCTGAACAACCCCATCAACCTCGTGGACCCCACGGGCCACTCGGCCTGGTCGGTGGTGCTGGGGGTGCTGCTCGCCGCCGCGCTCGTCATCGCCGGAGCGGCCATCCTCGTGGCCTCGGGCGGCACGGCGGTCCCCGCGCTGGCCGCAGCGGCGGGGGCGATCATCGGCGGGGGGCTGGTGGGGGCGGGGATCAGTGCGGGCACCTACTCGGTCACGCACATGCACGAGAGCAACACCAACTTCTGGAAGGGCTATGGCGTGAGCGCCTCGGTGGGCTTCGTGGTGGGCGCCGTCACGGGAGGCCTGGCCACGGTGGCGGGCATGGGCATCAATGCCGCCGCGGATTTCGTGGCCCCGCGGGGCGCGTCGTGGCTGGTGGGGAAGGGCATCAGCGCGCTGTCCCAGCAGACGCTGGAAAAGGCGCTCTCCGGCGTGATGCGGGCCCCCCTGTGGATGGCCTTCGGCGCCCTCACCACATCGGGCGGAGACGTCTTCTCGCAGTTCATGTCGAACGTCACCGACAAGAAGGTCCTCGATCACAGCGATGTCTCGCTGTCGCATGGGCTGTGGCTCGCTTTCGGCACGGGCGCGGCGTTTGGCGCGCTCGCCGGAGCGGCGCAGGGCATCGGTGAGGCGCTGCTGCTCAAGCCGAAGAGCTACGGTGCGGAGGGGTTCTCGACGCAACCTCAGGAGATGGCCGTGCTGAGAGGTGAGAACACGCAACTGCTCGGCCGCGGCGAGATGGACTGGTACACCAAGCCCAACCTCGCGGTGCAGACGACCGTCCGGAGCCGCATTGTCCTCTTTGGTGTCAGCACGGGCGCTTCCCTCACCGACGCGGCCGTTGCGTCCATGGGGTACTGA